A genomic region of Melopsittacus undulatus isolate bMelUnd1 chromosome 5, bMelUnd1.mat.Z, whole genome shotgun sequence contains the following coding sequences:
- the LMOD2 gene encoding leiomodin-2 isoform X1 yields MSTFGYRRELSKYEDIDEDELLASLTEEELKELERELEDIEPDRNLPVGQRQKSQTEKTPTGTFSREALMAYWERETRKLLEKERLGACDKDFEQEEDNSEENSEDIQEECFTESNSEVSEEVYTEEDEEEEDEEEDEDESDDEDEEKQNAAASKRPEDGRSSDHIRRRKCNSTKDSENLLNGHDGKEADNLSLKSSAIHPCGNPTVIEDALEKVRSNDPDTTEVNLNNIENITSQMLIHFSQALRDNTVVKSFSLANTHADDSVAIAIAGMLKVNQHITSLNIESNFITGKGVLAIMRALQNNKVLTELRFHNQRHIMGSQVEMDIVKLLKENTTLVKLGYHFDLAGPRMSMTSILTRNMDKQRQKRMQEQRQQESGCDGAINPKTKALQKGTPRSSPYVSPKNSPWSSPNLPKKAPPVKSQPTVPAPPPPPPPPPPPPPPVIPEKKAPTRNIAEVIKQQESSKKALQNGQKKKKGKKGKKHENSILKEIKDSLKSISDRKSEEGSQPSTRPSTPQRSLHDNLMEAIRASSIKQLKRVEVPEALR; encoded by the exons ATGTCTACCTTTGGCTACAGAAGAGAGCTCAGTAAATATGAAGACATTGATGAAGATGAGCTCCTTGCTTCTCTCACTGAAGAGGAGCTCAAGGAGCTGGAACGGGAGCTGGAGGACATAGAGCCCGACCGTAACCTGCCAGTGGGACAACGGCAGAAGAGCCAGACGGAGAAAACACCGACAGGGACTTTCAGCAGGGAAGCACTGATGGCCTATTGGGAGAGGGAGACCAGGAAACTCTTGGAAAAAGAGAGATTGGGTGCATGTGACAAG GATTTTGAGCAAGAAGAAGacaattcagaagaaaattcagaagaCATCCAAGAAGAGTGTTTCACAGAAAGCAATAGTGAAGTGTCTGAGGAAGTGTATACtgaagaggatgaagaagaagaagatgaggaggaagatgaagatgagAGCGAtgatgaggatgaggaaaagcaaaatgctgcaGCTAGTAAAAGACCTGAGGATGGCAGGAGTTCTGACCACATAAGACGCAGAAAGTGTAACAGCACAAAGGACAGTGAGAACCTGCTCAATGGCCATGATGGAAAAGAAGCTGATAATCTGAGCTTAAAAAGCAGCGCCATCCACCCTTGTGGGAATCCAACAGTTATTGAGGATGCTTTGGAAAAAGTCCGGAGCAATGATCCTGACACCACAGAGGTCAATCTGAACAACATTGAAAATATCACTTCACAGATGCTTATACATTTTTCTCAAGCCCTGAGGGACAACACAGTGGTTAAGTCGTTCAGCTTGGCTAACACACATGCTGACGACAGCGTTGCAATAGCTATTGCTGGTATGTTAAAGGTAAATCAGCACATAACTAGTCTGAATATTGAGTCAAATTTCATCACAGGCAAAGGAGTGCTGGCCATCATGAGAGCTTTGCAGAATAACAAGGTTTTAACAGAACTGCGGTTCCACAATCAAAGGCACATCATGGGTAGCCAGGTGGAAATGGACATAGTTAAACTGTTGAAAGAGAACACCACTCTGGTCAAGCTTGGATACCACTTTGACCTTGCTGGCCCAAGAATGAGCATGACAAGTATCCTGACAAGAAATATGGATAAACAAAGGCAAAAGCGTATGCAGGAGCAACGGCAACAAGAGTCTGGCTGCGATGGAGCCATCAATCCAAAGACCAAAGCCTTGCAGAAGGGGACACCTCGGTCCTCACCTTATGTGTCACCTAAGAACTCACCTTGGTCCTCTCCAAATCTCCCTAAGAAAGCACCACCAGTGAAAAGTCAGCCTACAGTTCCTGCacccccacctcctcctccacctccacctcctcctcctccccccgtTATTCCAGAGAAAAAGGCACCAACCAGGAATATAGCTGAAGTAATCAAACAACAAGAAAGCTCAAAAAAAGCCTTACAGaatggacagaaaaagaaaaaaggcaaaaaagggaaaaaacatgaGAACAGCAtattgaaagaaattaaagattcTCTAAAATCAATCTCGGACAGAAAATCAGAGGAAGGTTCACAACCCTCCACCCGTCCCTCTACCCCACAAAGGTCTCTCCATGACAACCTTATGGAAGCAATTCGGGCAAGCAGCATAAAGCAATTAAAGCGG GTGGAGGTACCAGAAGCCCTTCGGTGA
- the LMOD2 gene encoding leiomodin-2 isoform X2: MSTFGYRRELSKYEDIDEDELLASLTEEELKELERELEDIEPDRNLPVGQRQKSQTEKTPTGTFSREALMAYWERETRKLLEKERLGACDKVRQENSEDIQEECFTESNSEVSEEVYTEEDEEEEDEEEDEDESDDEDEEKQNAAASKRPEDGRSSDHIRRRKCNSTKDSENLLNGHDGKEADNLSLKSSAIHPCGNPTVIEDALEKVRSNDPDTTEVNLNNIENITSQMLIHFSQALRDNTVVKSFSLANTHADDSVAIAIAGMLKVNQHITSLNIESNFITGKGVLAIMRALQNNKVLTELRFHNQRHIMGSQVEMDIVKLLKENTTLVKLGYHFDLAGPRMSMTSILTRNMDKQRQKRMQEQRQQESGCDGAINPKTKALQKGTPRSSPYVSPKNSPWSSPNLPKKAPPVKSQPTVPAPPPPPPPPPPPPPPVIPEKKAPTRNIAEVIKQQESSKKALQNGQKKKKGKKGKKHENSILKEIKDSLKSISDRKSEEGSQPSTRPSTPQRSLHDNLMEAIRASSIKQLKRVEVPEALR, encoded by the exons ATGTCTACCTTTGGCTACAGAAGAGAGCTCAGTAAATATGAAGACATTGATGAAGATGAGCTCCTTGCTTCTCTCACTGAAGAGGAGCTCAAGGAGCTGGAACGGGAGCTGGAGGACATAGAGCCCGACCGTAACCTGCCAGTGGGACAACGGCAGAAGAGCCAGACGGAGAAAACACCGACAGGGACTTTCAGCAGGGAAGCACTGATGGCCTATTGGGAGAGGGAGACCAGGAAACTCTTGGAAAAAGAGAGATTGGGTGCATGTGACAAGGTAAGAC aagaaaattcagaagaCATCCAAGAAGAGTGTTTCACAGAAAGCAATAGTGAAGTGTCTGAGGAAGTGTATACtgaagaggatgaagaagaagaagatgaggaggaagatgaagatgagAGCGAtgatgaggatgaggaaaagcaaaatgctgcaGCTAGTAAAAGACCTGAGGATGGCAGGAGTTCTGACCACATAAGACGCAGAAAGTGTAACAGCACAAAGGACAGTGAGAACCTGCTCAATGGCCATGATGGAAAAGAAGCTGATAATCTGAGCTTAAAAAGCAGCGCCATCCACCCTTGTGGGAATCCAACAGTTATTGAGGATGCTTTGGAAAAAGTCCGGAGCAATGATCCTGACACCACAGAGGTCAATCTGAACAACATTGAAAATATCACTTCACAGATGCTTATACATTTTTCTCAAGCCCTGAGGGACAACACAGTGGTTAAGTCGTTCAGCTTGGCTAACACACATGCTGACGACAGCGTTGCAATAGCTATTGCTGGTATGTTAAAGGTAAATCAGCACATAACTAGTCTGAATATTGAGTCAAATTTCATCACAGGCAAAGGAGTGCTGGCCATCATGAGAGCTTTGCAGAATAACAAGGTTTTAACAGAACTGCGGTTCCACAATCAAAGGCACATCATGGGTAGCCAGGTGGAAATGGACATAGTTAAACTGTTGAAAGAGAACACCACTCTGGTCAAGCTTGGATACCACTTTGACCTTGCTGGCCCAAGAATGAGCATGACAAGTATCCTGACAAGAAATATGGATAAACAAAGGCAAAAGCGTATGCAGGAGCAACGGCAACAAGAGTCTGGCTGCGATGGAGCCATCAATCCAAAGACCAAAGCCTTGCAGAAGGGGACACCTCGGTCCTCACCTTATGTGTCACCTAAGAACTCACCTTGGTCCTCTCCAAATCTCCCTAAGAAAGCACCACCAGTGAAAAGTCAGCCTACAGTTCCTGCacccccacctcctcctccacctccacctcctcctcctccccccgtTATTCCAGAGAAAAAGGCACCAACCAGGAATATAGCTGAAGTAATCAAACAACAAGAAAGCTCAAAAAAAGCCTTACAGaatggacagaaaaagaaaaaaggcaaaaaagggaaaaaacatgaGAACAGCAtattgaaagaaattaaagattcTCTAAAATCAATCTCGGACAGAAAATCAGAGGAAGGTTCACAACCCTCCACCCGTCCCTCTACCCCACAAAGGTCTCTCCATGACAACCTTATGGAAGCAATTCGGGCAAGCAGCATAAAGCAATTAAAGCGG GTGGAGGTACCAGAAGCCCTTCGGTGA